From Deinococcus aquaticus, one genomic window encodes:
- a CDS encoding FAD-binding domain-containing protein, translating to MTDALRLPPDLPPNLPDDQLPRVLGEALTGLYTGEPRLPARAGGRTAGLAALHAWTGEGYAGRNFLSGNVSRLSMYLRHGMLGLREVAAHARAVMRGRERDEFLRQLTWAEFYRLVLRQEGARVLGNLEDPKYPARWTDTLPDDVRGASTGLPCADAWVTHLIRDGWLHNHERLWFAAYLVHWRGVDWRAGYALFREHLLDGDIANNALSWQWVASTFSNKPYFMNQENIDRYSGGRWCRTCRAACPFRASYGELETQLFGTQP from the coding sequence GCCCCGCGTGCTGGGCGAGGCCCTGACCGGCCTGTACACGGGCGAGCCGCGCCTCCCGGCCCGCGCGGGCGGCCGCACGGCGGGACTGGCGGCCCTGCACGCCTGGACGGGCGAGGGGTACGCGGGCCGCAACTTCCTGAGCGGGAACGTGTCGCGCCTGAGCATGTACCTGCGGCACGGCATGCTGGGCCTGCGCGAGGTCGCCGCGCACGCCCGCGCCGTCATGCGGGGCCGTGAGCGCGACGAGTTCCTGCGGCAGCTGACCTGGGCCGAGTTCTACCGGCTGGTGCTACGCCAGGAGGGCGCGCGGGTCCTGGGGAACCTGGAGGACCCCAAGTACCCGGCCCGCTGGACGGACACCCTGCCGGACGACGTGCGTGGGGCCAGCACCGGCCTGCCCTGCGCTGACGCGTGGGTCACGCACCTGATCCGGGACGGGTGGCTGCACAACCACGAGCGGCTGTGGTTCGCGGCGTACCTGGTGCACTGGCGCGGCGTGGACTGGCGGGCCGGGTACGCCCTGTTCCGCGAGCACCTGCTCGACGGCGACATCGCGAACAATGCCCTGTCGTGGCAGTGGGTGGCGAGCACCTTCAGCAACAAGCCGTACTTCATGAACCAGGAGAACATCGACCGGTACAGCGGCGGGCGGTGGTGCCGCACCTGCCGGGCCGCGTGTCCGTTCCGTGCCTCGTACGGTGAGCTCGAAACGCAGCTGTTCGGGACGCAGCCGTGA
- a CDS encoding S8 family serine peptidase, whose amino-acid sequence MRSASTALSRLGLTLLLGALPAAALTIPVRPPLDALPEILPVGAPAQLPAPALIPNPAAGPASGPVASPPASTAAPALARPPTDPLYSQQWTLPVIRAPQAWALPGAQAAQPVTVAVLDTGFVTSTELAGRAVNGYDFVSDPARAGDGGGRDADGSGVGPYAFHGEVVANIIAAAHDGRGMAGLNPRARVVHVRVAGTDGQIDVPDLVDGLKWAAGLTVPGVPVNPNPARLLNLSLFADFIPLTRCDPRVQAAVDAVTARSALVIAGAANDGADAFGYSPAGCRNVLTVTSVTVQGARPAYANWGRSVALAAPGGEVGHGVTVSSVSGAGGVRDPNGTSLAAPHVTGVASLLLGVRPNLTPASLRRLLTGTAVPFPGGHCDPQPARSCGAGTLNAEAALKSALSSSLGK is encoded by the coding sequence ATGCGCTCTGCTTCCACTGCCCTGTCCCGCCTGGGCCTCACGCTGCTGCTGGGTGCCCTGCCCGCCGCCGCCCTGACCATCCCGGTGCGGCCGCCGCTGGACGCCCTGCCGGAAATTCTGCCGGTTGGCGCGCCCGCGCAGCTCCCGGCACCGGCCCTGATTCCCAATCCCGCTGCCGGCCCAGCTAGCGGGCCAGTGGCCAGTCCGCCCGCCAGCACGGCGGCCCCTGCGCTGGCCCGCCCGCCCACCGATCCGCTGTACTCGCAGCAGTGGACGCTGCCGGTCATCCGCGCGCCGCAGGCATGGGCGCTGCCCGGCGCGCAGGCGGCGCAGCCCGTGACGGTCGCCGTGCTGGACACAGGCTTCGTAACCAGCACGGAACTCGCGGGCCGCGCCGTGAACGGCTACGACTTCGTGAGCGATCCCGCCCGCGCCGGGGATGGCGGCGGCCGGGACGCCGACGGCAGCGGCGTCGGACCGTACGCGTTCCATGGTGAGGTCGTGGCGAACATCATCGCCGCCGCGCACGACGGACGCGGCATGGCCGGCCTGAACCCACGCGCCCGCGTCGTGCACGTGCGCGTGGCCGGCACGGACGGGCAGATCGACGTGCCGGACCTCGTGGACGGCCTGAAGTGGGCGGCGGGACTGACCGTGCCGGGCGTGCCCGTCAACCCGAACCCGGCGCGGCTGCTGAACCTCAGTCTGTTCGCGGACTTCATTCCCCTGACCCGCTGCGACCCGCGCGTGCAGGCCGCCGTGGACGCCGTCACGGCGCGCAGCGCACTGGTGATCGCCGGGGCCGCGAACGACGGCGCGGACGCATTCGGGTACTCGCCCGCCGGGTGCCGGAACGTCCTGACCGTCACCAGCGTCACCGTGCAGGGCGCGCGGCCCGCTTACGCCAACTGGGGCCGCAGCGTGGCACTCGCCGCGCCCGGCGGGGAGGTCGGGCACGGTGTGACCGTCAGCAGCGTCAGCGGCGCGGGCGGCGTGCGCGACCCGAACGGCACCAGCCTCGCCGCGCCGCACGTGACGGGCGTCGCCAGCCTGCTGCTGGGCGTGCGCCCCAACCTGACTCCCGCCTCGCTACGCCGCCTGCTGACGGGCACCGCCGTGCCCTTTCCCGGCGGTCACTGCGACCCGCAACCCGCCCGCAGTTGCGGCGCCGGCACCCTGAACGCCGAGGCCGCCCTGAAAAGCGCGCTGTCAAGCAGCCTCGGCAAGTAA
- a CDS encoding SDR family NAD(P)-dependent oxidoreductase, whose protein sequence is MTAPTPPWNTSRPVVVLTGASSGIGLATATELAALGYALVLAARREDELGALARRLDPSGHRVIAVPTDVTNPDSRRALIAAAHAHFGRIDVLVNNAGVTIERGWWWEDPDPLRVLRVNLDAPIELTRLVLPEMRERGSGHIVNIGSVAGQAATNGMYSASKYGIRGFSLGLRRELLGSGVNVSLVSPGFVKSEMTASARLPMPGPEVVARAVAAVLLRPRREVLVPRVYHLFAWLDRRLPALGDRVVRKLIVRRYDHSGQ, encoded by the coding sequence ATGACGGCCCCCACCCCCCCGTGGAACACGTCCCGCCCCGTGGTGGTCCTGACCGGCGCGTCCAGCGGCATCGGGCTGGCCACCGCCACGGAACTCGCCGCGCTGGGCTACGCGCTGGTGCTTGCCGCGCGCCGTGAGGACGAACTGGGTGCCCTGGCCCGCCGCCTCGACCCGTCCGGGCACCGCGTGATCGCCGTCCCGACCGACGTGACCAACCCCGACTCGCGCCGCGCCCTGATCGCTGCCGCGCACGCCCACTTCGGCCGGATCGACGTGCTGGTCAACAACGCGGGCGTCACCATCGAGCGGGGCTGGTGGTGGGAGGACCCGGACCCCCTGCGCGTCCTGCGCGTGAACCTTGACGCGCCCATCGAACTGACCCGGCTGGTCCTGCCCGAGATGCGTGAGCGGGGCAGCGGCCACATCGTGAACATCGGCTCTGTGGCCGGGCAGGCCGCCACGAACGGCATGTACTCTGCCAGCAAGTACGGCATTCGCGGCTTCAGCCTCGGCCTGCGCCGCGAACTGCTCGGCAGCGGCGTGAACGTCAGCCTCGTCTCGCCGGGCTTCGTGAAGAGCGAGATGACCGCCAGCGCCCGCCTCCCCATGCCCGGCCCGGAAGTCGTGGCCCGCGCCGTCGCGGCCGTGCTGCTGCGCCCGCGCCGCGAGGTGCTCGTGCCGCGCGTGTACCACCTGTTCGCGTGGCTCGACCGCCGCCTCCCGGCCCTGGGCGACCGCGTGGTGCGCAAGCTGATCGTGCGGCGCTACGACCACAGCGGGCAGTAG
- a CDS encoding SDR family oxidoreductase — MSDQDARQSQPQFEMQDPRAQYPAPPFPRQPQDAPGLTGAMQPLPDHGEDSYVGLGRLRGRRALITGADSGIGRAVAIAFAREGADVALNYLPEEEQDAREVVALIEAAGRKAVALPGDITDEAFSRELVTRAVKELGGLDILVNNAGKQVSQPSLSDITTEQLDLTFRTNVYAMFWITQEALKHLGAGASIINTTSIQAYRPSPNLLDYASTKAAIVAFTQALAQQLGEKGIRVNAVAPGPFWTPLQPSGGQTQEKVMQFGKDTPLGRPGQPAELAAMYVFLASQESSYTSGSTLGATGGMVLF; from the coding sequence ATGAGTGATCAGGATGCCCGCCAGAGCCAGCCGCAGTTCGAGATGCAGGACCCCCGCGCGCAGTACCCGGCCCCGCCGTTTCCGCGTCAGCCGCAGGACGCGCCGGGCCTGACGGGCGCCATGCAGCCCCTGCCGGACCACGGTGAGGACAGTTACGTGGGCCTGGGCCGCCTGCGGGGCCGCCGGGCGCTGATCACGGGCGCGGACTCCGGCATCGGTCGGGCCGTGGCGATTGCCTTCGCCCGTGAGGGCGCGGACGTCGCCCTGAATTACCTGCCGGAAGAGGAGCAGGACGCGCGCGAGGTCGTGGCGCTGATCGAGGCGGCGGGCCGCAAAGCTGTGGCACTGCCGGGCGACATTACCGACGAGGCGTTCAGCCGTGAGCTGGTCACGCGCGCCGTGAAGGAACTGGGTGGGCTGGACATCCTGGTGAACAACGCCGGGAAGCAGGTGTCGCAGCCCAGCCTGTCGGACATCACGACCGAGCAGCTGGACCTGACGTTCCGCACGAACGTGTACGCCATGTTCTGGATCACGCAGGAAGCCCTGAAGCACCTGGGGGCCGGAGCCAGCATCATCAACACGACCAGCATCCAGGCGTACCGGCCCAGCCCCAACCTGCTGGATTACGCCAGCACCAAGGCGGCCATCGTGGCGTTCACGCAGGCGCTCGCGCAGCAGCTGGGCGAGAAGGGCATCCGCGTGAACGCGGTGGCGCCCGGCCCGTTCTGGACGCCCCTGCAACCCAGCGGCGGCCAGACGCAGGAGAAGGTCATGCAGTTCGGCAAGGACACCCCGCTGGGCCGCCCCGGCCAGCCGGCCGAACTGGCCGCCATGTACGTGTTCCTGGCGTCGCAGGAAAGCAGTTACACCAGCGGCAGCACGCTCGGCGCGACCGGCGGTATGGTCCTGTTCTGA
- a CDS encoding App1 family protein has translation MNPVTTAFKTVQPMLERALLAADQAFAAFVQPRRARGKLLLQPYVGWGTPTQVELTGRVLLPRTMQPPRKGDRRLRNAQNVLRRLLSREVGGVKVTGTLDGQQVSAVSDADGYFTLIFTPQVPLPGGWHQAALTLDGRDVTATARVQVVADARFGVISDLDDTVIQSDVTSLPRMLATVLTGNARTRLPFPGVGALYRALTRDGEARNPIFYVSSSPWNFFDLLWQFLDYRRIPLGPMFLRNWGVDLLGGHGGYKHGVIERIFTRFPDLTFVLIGDSGEKDPEIYAEIVRRHPGRVLAVYIRDVTEGTRDGGVLKLREEVRKTGTDLVLAADSLNAASHAMAMGLITAGEYRSVLTSVARTYET, from the coding sequence GTGAATCCAGTAACGACTGCGTTCAAGACCGTGCAGCCCATGCTGGAAAGGGCGCTGCTGGCCGCCGATCAGGCGTTCGCCGCTTTCGTGCAGCCCCGGCGCGCCCGCGGCAAACTGCTGCTGCAACCCTACGTCGGGTGGGGCACGCCCACCCAGGTGGAACTGACCGGGCGGGTGCTGTTGCCGCGCACCATGCAGCCTCCCCGCAAGGGCGACCGCCGCCTGCGCAACGCGCAGAACGTCCTGCGCCGCCTGCTGTCGCGCGAGGTGGGCGGCGTGAAGGTCACGGGCACCCTCGACGGCCAGCAGGTCAGCGCCGTCAGTGACGCCGACGGGTACTTCACGCTGATCTTCACGCCGCAGGTACCGCTGCCCGGCGGGTGGCATCAGGCGGCCCTGACCCTGGACGGCCGGGACGTGACCGCCACCGCCCGCGTGCAGGTCGTCGCGGACGCCCGCTTCGGCGTGATCAGCGACCTGGACGACACCGTCATCCAGTCCGACGTGACCAGCCTGCCGCGCATGCTCGCCACCGTCCTGACCGGCAACGCCCGCACCCGCCTACCGTTCCCCGGCGTGGGCGCCCTGTACCGCGCCCTGACCCGCGACGGCGAGGCCCGCAACCCCATCTTCTACGTCAGCAGCAGCCCCTGGAATTTCTTCGATCTGCTGTGGCAATTCCTGGATTACCGCCGCATCCCGCTGGGGCCGATGTTCCTGCGGAACTGGGGCGTGGACCTGCTCGGCGGGCACGGCGGGTACAAGCACGGCGTGATCGAACGGATCTTCACGCGCTTCCCGGACCTGACGTTCGTGCTGATCGGCGACAGCGGCGAGAAAGACCCCGAAATCTATGCCGAGATCGTGCGCCGCCACCCGGGCCGTGTGCTGGCCGTGTACATCCGCGACGTGACCGAGGGCACGCGCGACGGCGGCGTCCTGAAACTCCGCGAGGAAGTCCGCAAGACCGGCACGGACCTCGTGCTGGCCGCCGACAGTCTGAACGCCGCCAGTCACGCCATGGCCATGGGTCTGATCACCGCCGGCGAGTACCGCAGTGTCCTGACCAGCGTGGCCCGCACCTACGAGACCTGA
- the glgX gene encoding glycogen debranching protein GlgX, whose product MTDPTPPRLHPGQPYPLGASWNGQGTNFALYSENASGVELCLFDEQGTETRVALREQTAFVWHGYLPDVKPGQRYGYRVHGEYAPERGLRFNPNVVLLDPYAKALDGTEQFDQGVFGYVTGTDDTQMQEEDQRGSPLGIVTDSNFDWRGDHRPNIPFHQAVIYEAHVKGLTMTHPLVPEELRGTYAGIACEPILFYLRELGITSIELMPVHQHVDDPFLIDKGLTNYWGYSTLSFFAPDVRYSAEARRGNPAGAVDEFKNMVKALHESGIEVILDVVYNHTAEGNHMGPTMSFKGIDNPTYYRLVAEDPRFYFDYTGTGNSLNVRHPQTLQLIMDSLRYWVTEMHVDGFRFDLASTLARGLHEVDQLSGFFTIIHQDPIISQVKLIAEPWDVGEGGYQVGNFPVNWAEWNGIYRDDMRAFWKGDGGLASEIGYRLTGSSDLYQNDGRKPYASINFVTAHDGFTLRDTVTYEQKHNDANQEGGNDGHNHNITWNCGVEGETEDTEVNALRARQQRNFLATMLLGQGTPMLLGGDEIGRTQGGNNNAYCQDNEISWYDWTNLDEDLLAFTKKVIRLRKNHPALHRRKFFSGRTIRGEDVRDIVWLRFDGAEISDEDWNNPQTQSMGIFLDGNGLDDVDSQGQPLLDDHLLLLLNASHVDLPFTLPDLTGCQHWELLLDTGDDHATETPAAGEETQLQARSVKLYRCPRQ is encoded by the coding sequence ATGACCGACCCCACCCCACCCCGTCTTCACCCCGGCCAGCCCTACCCCCTGGGGGCCAGCTGGAACGGCCAGGGCACCAACTTCGCCCTGTACTCCGAGAACGCCAGCGGCGTCGAACTGTGCCTGTTCGACGAGCAGGGCACCGAGACCCGCGTGGCCCTGCGCGAGCAGACCGCCTTCGTGTGGCACGGCTACCTGCCGGACGTGAAGCCCGGCCAGCGCTACGGCTACCGCGTGCACGGCGAGTACGCGCCCGAACGCGGCCTGCGCTTCAACCCGAACGTGGTACTGCTCGACCCCTACGCCAAGGCCCTCGACGGGACCGAGCAGTTCGACCAGGGCGTGTTCGGGTACGTGACCGGCACCGACGACACCCAGATGCAGGAAGAGGATCAGCGCGGCTCGCCCCTGGGCATCGTCACGGACTCCAACTTCGACTGGCGCGGCGACCACCGCCCGAACATCCCGTTCCATCAGGCGGTCATCTACGAGGCGCACGTCAAGGGCCTGACCATGACGCACCCGCTGGTGCCCGAGGAACTGCGCGGCACGTACGCCGGGATCGCCTGCGAACCCATCCTGTTCTACCTGCGCGAACTGGGCATCACCAGCATCGAACTGATGCCCGTACACCAGCACGTGGACGACCCCTTCCTGATCGACAAGGGCCTGACCAACTACTGGGGCTACAGCACCCTGTCGTTCTTCGCGCCCGACGTGCGCTACAGCGCCGAGGCGCGGCGCGGCAACCCGGCCGGCGCCGTAGACGAGTTCAAGAACATGGTCAAGGCGCTGCACGAATCCGGCATCGAGGTCATCCTGGACGTGGTGTACAACCACACCGCCGAGGGCAACCACATGGGGCCGACCATGTCCTTCAAGGGCATCGACAACCCCACGTACTACCGACTGGTCGCCGAGGACCCCCGCTTCTACTTCGATTACACCGGCACCGGCAACAGCCTGAACGTCCGCCACCCGCAGACGCTGCAACTGATCATGGACAGCCTGCGCTACTGGGTGACCGAGATGCACGTCGACGGCTTCCGCTTCGACCTGGCCAGCACCCTGGCGCGCGGCCTGCACGAAGTCGATCAGCTCTCGGGCTTCTTCACGATCATTCACCAGGACCCGATCATCAGTCAGGTGAAACTGATCGCCGAGCCGTGGGACGTGGGCGAGGGCGGCTATCAGGTCGGGAACTTCCCGGTCAACTGGGCCGAATGGAACGGCATCTACCGCGACGACATGCGCGCCTTCTGGAAGGGTGACGGCGGACTGGCCAGCGAGATCGGGTACCGCCTGACCGGCAGCAGCGACCTGTACCAGAACGACGGCCGCAAACCCTACGCCAGCATCAACTTCGTGACCGCCCACGACGGCTTCACGCTGCGCGACACCGTCACGTACGAACAGAAGCACAACGACGCCAACCAGGAAGGCGGCAACGACGGCCACAACCACAACATCACCTGGAACTGCGGCGTGGAAGGCGAAACCGAGGACACCGAGGTCAACGCGCTGCGCGCCCGCCAGCAGCGCAACTTCCTGGCGACCATGCTGCTGGGCCAGGGTACGCCCATGCTGCTAGGCGGCGACGAGATCGGCCGCACGCAGGGCGGCAACAACAACGCCTACTGCCAGGACAACGAGATCAGCTGGTACGACTGGACGAACCTCGACGAGGACCTCCTGGCGTTCACCAAGAAGGTCATCCGCCTGCGCAAGAACCACCCGGCGCTGCACCGCCGCAAGTTCTTCAGCGGCCGCACCATCCGCGGTGAGGACGTGCGCGACATCGTCTGGCTGCGCTTCGACGGGGCCGAGATCAGCGACGAGGACTGGAACAACCCGCAGACGCAGAGCATGGGCATCTTCCTGGACGGCAACGGCCTGGACGACGTGGACAGCCAGGGTCAGCCGCTGCTGGACGACCACCTGCTGCTATTGCTGAACGCCTCGCACGTGGACTTGCCCTTCACGCTGCCCGACCTGACCGGCTGCCAGCACTGGGAACTGCTGCTGGACACCGGCGACGACCACGCCACCGAGACCCCGGCGGCCGGCGAGGAAACCCAGCTTCAGGCCCGCAGCGTCAAACTGTACCGCTGCCCCCGTCAGTAA
- the proS gene encoding proline--tRNA ligase yields the protein MTKDGGKQDKKAQQYGVTPQSTDFNDWYNEVVKKADLADNSPVAGAMVVRPYGSALWENIQRWLDDRFKATGHESLIFPTLIPMGFITKEADHVEGFAPELFTVNKIGTEELAEPYVMRPTSETIIGHMWSGWLNSYRDLPFLHYQWGSVFRAELRTKAFLRTSEFYWHEGHTAHADETEARGEVRQMLDIYHEFCRDVLALPVVRGEKTASERFAGAVATYSIEGMMRDGKALQSGTSHYLGQNFSRAFDVKFQTREQKEELAHTTSWAISSRIIGAIIMTHGDDFGLIMPPRIAPIQVVVIPVGRKDNFDEMVAEGEKLAAELRAQGVKVKVDKRDGVTNGFKYNDWELKGVPVRIELGPRDLESGVVVVKNRNGDEKETLPRAEAVAGMNARLDGIHDWLLERATTFMLEHTVPVDDFETFAAKIEEGNWVRAYHCGDADCEKSIKEATKATTRNVPLDDAEFFNEPGEGQCVKCGKPSAYGKRVIFGRQY from the coding sequence ATGACTAAGGACGGCGGCAAACAGGATAAGAAGGCGCAGCAGTACGGCGTGACGCCCCAGAGCACGGATTTCAACGACTGGTACAACGAGGTCGTGAAGAAGGCCGATCTGGCCGACAACAGCCCCGTGGCGGGCGCGATGGTCGTGCGCCCGTACGGCAGCGCGCTGTGGGAGAACATTCAGCGGTGGCTGGACGACCGTTTCAAGGCGACGGGGCACGAGTCGCTGATCTTCCCGACACTGATTCCCATGGGCTTCATCACCAAGGAAGCGGATCACGTGGAGGGTTTCGCGCCAGAGCTGTTCACGGTGAACAAGATCGGCACCGAGGAACTGGCCGAGCCGTACGTGATGCGCCCCACCAGCGAGACGATCATCGGGCACATGTGGAGCGGGTGGCTGAACTCCTACCGTGACCTGCCGTTCCTGCACTACCAGTGGGGCAGCGTGTTCCGCGCGGAACTGCGCACCAAGGCGTTCCTGCGGACCAGCGAGTTCTACTGGCACGAGGGGCACACCGCGCACGCCGACGAGACCGAGGCGCGCGGCGAGGTGCGGCAGATGCTGGACATCTACCACGAGTTCTGCCGCGACGTGCTGGCCCTGCCGGTGGTGCGCGGCGAGAAGACCGCCAGCGAACGCTTTGCCGGGGCGGTCGCCACGTACTCCATCGAGGGCATGATGCGCGACGGGAAGGCCCTCCAGAGCGGCACTTCCCACTACCTGGGCCAGAACTTCAGCCGGGCGTTCGACGTGAAATTCCAGACGCGCGAGCAGAAGGAAGAACTGGCGCACACGACCTCCTGGGCCATCTCGAGCCGCATCATCGGGGCGATCATCATGACGCACGGTGACGACTTCGGGCTGATCATGCCGCCCCGCATCGCGCCCATTCAGGTGGTCGTGATTCCCGTGGGGCGCAAGGACAACTTCGACGAGATGGTCGCCGAGGGCGAGAAACTGGCCGCCGAACTGCGCGCCCAGGGTGTGAAGGTCAAGGTCGACAAGCGTGACGGCGTGACGAACGGCTTCAAGTACAACGACTGGGAACTCAAGGGCGTGCCCGTGCGCATCGAACTGGGCCCCCGCGACCTGGAGAGTGGCGTGGTCGTCGTGAAGAACCGCAACGGCGACGAGAAGGAAACCCTGCCCCGCGCCGAAGCCGTGGCGGGAATGAACGCCCGCCTGGACGGCATTCACGACTGGCTACTGGAACGCGCCACGACCTTCATGCTGGAGCACACCGTTCCCGTGGACGACTTCGAGACGTTCGCCGCGAAGATCGAGGAGGGCAACTGGGTGCGCGCGTACCACTGCGGGGACGCCGACTGCGAGAAGAGCATCAAGGAAGCCACCAAGGCCACCACCCGCAACGTCCCCCTGGACGACGCCGAGTTCTTCAACGAGCCGGGCGAGGGCCAGTGCGTGAAGTGCGGTAAGCCCAGCGCGTACGGCAAACGCGTGATCTTCGGCCGTCAGTACTGA
- a CDS encoding carboxypeptidase regulatory-like domain-containing protein has product MASPPVISLTSSAPDVVAVSGSVTAAGLKAGTASLIARSGQIASNAVSVNVTAPQDTTLASIELTCSADGIEIGGTSTCTARGLNAAGTVLTSQPTFEFRSSNAGVATVSASGVVTGVMPGQTSLTARSGSVTSPAFSLTVTEPAARGTMQVTVRDAATRSALSGVNFDFCRTTQACVTVRPADNPAGVYNLDVPSDTYARLIIRKDGYRNGEYLNLTVPAGQTTVLEPFLALNQAIQGDGTVQGRILNATTGTALAGVTITASAGLGGGQVTQSVTSDASGRYSLTLPTGYYSLSASKSGYISTSSTVSVIGQQTLNVGDRALSPELTGNGEWRFVLNWGAEPSDLDSHLTGPLADGRRFHVAFYAPISTDSLGSVNLDVDDTSSYGPETITVTETPEGLLRYSVHDYSNQGDSQSGALSSSGARVQVFRGTALVATYNVPNGQGDLWTVFTLDLTDPNVPKLVPVNTISTVGDSDQVQRTPGVKQPISLP; this is encoded by the coding sequence ATGGCCAGTCCCCCCGTTATCAGTTTGACAAGCAGTGCCCCGGACGTAGTTGCTGTGTCAGGCAGCGTAACAGCTGCGGGACTCAAGGCAGGTACAGCCAGTCTGATCGCCCGGAGCGGACAGATTGCTTCCAATGCCGTGAGCGTGAATGTGACTGCACCCCAGGACACCACACTCGCCTCGATAGAGTTAACCTGCTCAGCGGATGGTATCGAGATTGGCGGGACGTCGACCTGCACGGCCCGCGGTCTGAACGCGGCCGGCACGGTGCTGACCTCGCAGCCCACCTTCGAGTTCCGCAGCAGCAACGCTGGGGTCGCCACGGTTAGTGCATCCGGCGTGGTGACTGGTGTGATGCCCGGTCAGACCAGCCTGACTGCCCGCAGCGGCAGCGTGACCTCACCTGCGTTTTCTCTGACTGTCACGGAACCTGCAGCGCGCGGCACCATGCAGGTCACCGTCAGGGACGCAGCGACGCGTAGTGCGTTGTCCGGCGTAAACTTTGACTTCTGCCGTACAACCCAGGCCTGCGTGACCGTAAGGCCAGCTGACAATCCGGCCGGCGTCTATAATCTGGACGTACCCAGCGACACCTACGCCCGGCTTATCATTCGCAAGGATGGATACCGCAATGGCGAATACCTAAATCTCACTGTGCCGGCTGGTCAGACGACGGTCTTAGAGCCGTTCCTGGCCCTTAATCAAGCTATCCAAGGTGACGGCACCGTGCAGGGACGTATCTTGAACGCTACCACCGGCACCGCACTCGCAGGCGTGACGATCACGGCCAGCGCCGGACTGGGAGGTGGACAGGTCACGCAGAGCGTTACCAGCGATGCTAGTGGGCGTTACTCGCTGACGCTGCCCACTGGGTATTACTCCCTGTCTGCTAGCAAGTCTGGATACATCAGCACCTCCAGCACTGTCTCTGTCATCGGCCAGCAGACTCTGAATGTGGGGGACCGCGCCCTGAGTCCCGAGCTCACTGGTAACGGAGAGTGGCGTTTTGTCCTTAACTGGGGAGCAGAGCCCTCTGACCTTGACTCGCACCTGACTGGTCCATTGGCTGACGGCAGACGTTTCCATGTGGCATTTTACGCGCCAATCTCGACGGACAGCCTCGGCAGCGTGAATCTTGATGTGGACGATACCAGCAGCTACGGCCCTGAGACGATCACCGTGACAGAAACGCCCGAAGGACTGCTGCGGTACTCCGTGCACGACTACAGTAACCAGGGCGACAGCCAGTCCGGAGCCCTGAGCAGCTCGGGCGCACGCGTGCAGGTCTTCCGCGGCACTGCGCTGGTCGCGACCTACAACGTGCCCAACGGACAGGGCGATCTGTGGACCGTGTTCACCCTGGACCTGACGGATCCGAACGTCCCGAAACTCGTTCCGGTGAACACCATCTCAACCGTTGGCGACTCCGATCAGGTCCAGCGGACACCGGGCGTCAAGCAGCCGATCTCTCTGCCCTGA
- a CDS encoding DUF2171 domain-containing protein, producing MTQNQTGEITDRIAQDLQARLSREGEHMQVKDVNGEHVGTVDHLQDGKLKLTKTDSTDGKHHFIELSQVESMDEVAVYLNVPHSAIA from the coding sequence ATGACTCAGAACCAGACCGGAGAAATCACCGACCGTATCGCTCAGGATCTCCAGGCCCGCCTCTCCAGGGAAGGCGAGCACATGCAGGTCAAGGACGTGAACGGCGAGCACGTCGGGACCGTCGATCACCTGCAGGATGGCAAGCTGAAGCTCACGAAAACCGATTCCACGGACGGCAAGCATCACTTCATCGAGCTGTCGCAGGTGGAGAGCATGGATGAGGTCGCCGTTTACCTGAATGTGCCCCACAGCGCCATCGCCTGA